A single region of the Nicotiana sylvestris chromosome 6, ASM39365v2, whole genome shotgun sequence genome encodes:
- the LOC104220640 gene encoding auxilin-related protein 1 has protein sequence MDEFGVLVERYGVKVQGGKSTPMANLKANKTNSTNGFPSNLGFNSGQNSGYSSDPFANDLDGIFRSKSSQNYDNNDIFGGVFANSKQQNNVDIESVLGGSNSNNNNNYGGNNSYDDFDLFGTAPKKSDSIDDLFGNLGLKSDGPKKDHAGKRSESDDLIPGFGDFSSPSYGKKLETKGSQQSNSSKSSSSSPDDPFLVFKSSTREANASSWPFSESSEHHPGISTVTSSIDELEDFANFKVRSNVTEQSHDTKKDAYVKKPVERAQEKSKSVRVTINKPSKTTTPKSAAKGHVSADFHEKGKPEEKKSSSIRKNVSPVKNFVDDLMFFGDSAPSSEVFQEVEGESKERRRARLKHHMKTQERMAKALAEKTQRDLQSQNEQEEKHRLAEMLDYDIKRWATGKEGNLRALLSSLQHVLWPECGWQPVSLTDLITSTSVKKVYHRATLCVHPDKVQQKGATVPQKYIAEKVFDLLKEAWNKFNTEELR, from the exons ATGGATGAATTTGGCGTTTTGGTTGAGAGATATGGCGTTAAAGTTCAAGGCGGCAAGTCAACACCGATGGCCAATTTGAAGGCTAATAAGACCAATTCCACCAATGGCTTTCCCTCAAACCTTGGGTTTAATTCCGGTCAAAACTCGGGTTACAGCTCCGATCCATTTGCCAATGATCTCGATGGAATTTTCCGGTCCAAGAGTTCACAGAATTACGACAATAATGATATTTTCGGTGGCGTTTTTGCAAATTCAAAGCAGCAGAATAATGTTGATATTGAATCAGTTTTAGGTGGTTCTAATAGTAATAATAACAATAACTATGGCGGTAAtaattcgtatgatgattttgattTGTTTGGTACGGCACCAAAGAAAAGTGACtcaattgatgatttatttgggAACTTGGGATTGAAATCGGATGGTCCGAAGAAAGATCACGCTGGAAAGAGGTCAGAAAGCGATGATTTGATTCCTGGATTTGGTGATTTTAGCTCACCTAGTTATGG CAAAAAGCTAGAGACGAAAGGTTCTCAGCAGTCGAATTCTTCTAAATCAAGCTCCTCTTCGCCAGATGATCCATTTTTAGTTTTTAAATCATCCACCAGGGAGGCAAATGCTTCTTCTTGGCCATTTTCAGAATCATCAGAACATCATCCTGGAATTAGCACTGTAACTTCTTCAATTGACGAACTTGAAGATTTTGCGAATTTTAAGGTTAGGAGTAATGTAACTGAACAATCACATGATACTAAAAAGGACGCCTATGTAAAGAAGCCTGTGGAAAGAGCACAAGAGAAGTCCAAAAGTGTGAGAGTGACGATCAACAAACCGAGCAAGACAACAACACCAAAATCTGCAGCTAAG GGCCATGTGTCTGCAGATTTCCATGAGAAAGGAAAGCCTGAAGAAAAGAAATCATCATCCATAAGGAAGAATGTGTCGCCTGTGAAAAACTTTGTTGATGATTTAATGTTTTTTGGAG ACTCTGCTCCTTCCTCTGAGGTGTTTCAGGAAGTTGAAGGAGAAAGTAAAGAAAGACGAAGAGCTAGATTGAAGCATCATATGAAGACCCAAGAGCGCATG GCTAAGGCTTTGGCTGAGAAGACTCAGCGCGATCTTCAGTCTCAGAATGAGCAGGAAGAGAAGCAT AGGCTTGCTGAGATGCTGGACTATGATATAAAACGTTGGGCTACTGGGAAAGAAGGCAACCTCCGCGCGTTGCTGTCATCACTGCAACAT GTATTGTGGCCTGAATGCGGTTGGCAGCCAGTTTCTTTGACCGATTTGATcacttccacatctgtcaaaaaAGTTTATCACAGGGCAACCTTATGTGTCCACCCAGACAAAGTTCAACAAAAAGGGGCCACAGTTCCGCAAAAGTATATTGCTGAGAAGGTTTTTGATCTTCTGAAG GAAGCGTGGAATAAATTCAATACAGAGGAGCTAAGATGA